A region from the Diadema setosum chromosome 13, eeDiaSeto1, whole genome shotgun sequence genome encodes:
- the LOC140237127 gene encoding uncharacterized protein, which yields MPHQASHCGDTNPVSSCSTPRMLKRQNIQACDPPGGTGKLDTGLHLTNPLPDMCHKSSFLPKVYEDTNQTPSPLPQVNNAPPSQPLQGYQPSQLLLNAKSAQEMEHAGNAPLQLVCMTLPQELVN from the exons ATGCCCCACCAAGCCAGCCACTGCGGGGACACCAACCCAGTCAGCTCCTGCTCTACGCCAAGAATGCTCAAGAGACAGAACATCCAAGCGTGTGACCCTCCCGGAGGAACTGGTAAATTGGATACAGGATTGCATCT CACCAACCCCTTACCAGATATGTGCCACAAAAGCAGCTTCTTGCCAAAGGTGTATGAAGACACCAACCAAACACCATCTCCCCTGCCCCAAGTCAACAATGCCCCACCAAGCCAGCCACTGCAGGGATACCAACCCAGTCAGCTCTTGCTCAACGCCAAGAGTGCTCAAGAGATGGAACATGCCGGAAATGCTCCATTACAGCTTGTTTGTATGACCCTCCCGCAGGAACTGGTAAATTGA